A stretch of Lactuca sativa cultivar Salinas chromosome 6, Lsat_Salinas_v11, whole genome shotgun sequence DNA encodes these proteins:
- the LOC111880918 gene encoding uncharacterized protein LOC111880918, whose amino-acid sequence MFDFDNIVVFLGRAVSDMLLNNLCEVFNSKLIEGKDKPLITCLEYIREYMMKRICNVIKVQKKCVGPLTPSATKIMEKNVNWASQYIVRWNGSDKYQVQGPWQDQHVVDMVERVCSCRKWELTGLPCKHVIAVLNDKADNREEVGELHTYAHRVHCLETWKAAYVYKVEPIKGRAMWPISEFLIKITPPLHKNQPGRPKKKRRRSAEEKS is encoded by the coding sequence ATGTTTGATTTTGACAATATTGTGGTGTTTTTAGGCAGAGCAGTTTCAGATATGCTTCTGAATAATCTTTGTGAAGTTTTTaatagcaaattgattgagggaAAGGACAAGCCACTGATAACCTGCTTGGAGTACATTAGGGAGTATATGATGAAAAGAATATGCAATGTCATAAAGGTGCAAAAGAAGTGTGTTGGTCCACTAACCCCATCTGCAACAAAGATCATGGAGAAGAATGTGAATTGGGCATCTCAGTACATAGTTAGGTGGAATGGGTCAGATAAATACCAAGTGCAAGGGCCATGGCAGGATCAACATGTTGTTGACATGGTTGAAAGAGTATGTAGTTGTAGGAAGTGGGAATTAACAGGACTCCCTTGTAAGCATGTCATTGCAGTCCTAAATGACAAAGCAGATAATCGTGAGGAAGTTGGAGAACTGCACACTTATGCCCACAGGGTGCACTGTCTAGAAACATGGAAAGCAGCTTATGTGTACAAGGTAGAGCCTATTAAAGGTCGAGCAATGTGGCCTATAAGTGAATTCCTAATTAAAATCACCCCTCCTCTACACAAAAATCAGCCTGGAAGGCCCAAGAAAAAGAGGAGGCGATCTGCTGAAGAGAAAAGCTAG